CGTCGAAATTGGTTTAGCTGAGCTGGATTCAGAAACTCAACGTCTATGTCACCTACGCGATCGCCTTTGGACATCACTCAGGGATCTGGGGGGAGTTCACTTAAACGGACATCCCACCCAGCGCCTGCCCGGAAATCTGAATATCAGCCTTGAAGGTATGGATGGGCGAGCATTGCTGCGGGGGTTGCAGCCCCACGTGGCGGTGTCCTCTGGGTCAGCCTGCACGGCTGCCAAACCGTCCGCGTCCCACGTCCTCAAAGCATTAGGGCGATCGGATGCCCTAGCCCAAGCGTCCCTACGTTTTGGTTTAGGACGCTTGACCACCGACGCCGAGATCGATCAGACCATTCAGGTAGCGATCGCCACGATTCAGTCCTTGCGAGGGATTGCCGTGGACTAAGCGGAGATCCAGCGTCTACCCAATCCATCGACCAACCGCTCTGCTCAGAAAGAGATGTGTTAAGACTATTGGCAAGGCGTCACTGAAGGTATGTGGGCTAAGCTAGATTTGGAACGGTAGCTGTGGCAAGCCTGTACCCACATTGCTGCTTACCGTCGTACACCACGCTTAAGGAAAGCATAGAGTCATGGGGTTATTTGACCGTGTTAACCGGCTCGTTCGGGCTAACCTAAACGCGGCTGTCAGTTCAGCCGAAGATCCAGAAAAAATCTTGGATCAAGCAATTATTGATATGCAAGAAGACTTGGTGCAAATGCGCCAGGCCGTTGCGGGAGCGATCGCTAGCCAAAAACGCACCCAACAGCAGTACGACAAGTCTCAGTCTGAAGCCAATACCTGGTACCAACGGGCTCAATTGGCTATCCAAAAAGGGGATGAAAATCTGGCTCGCGAAGCCCTCAGTCGCCGTAAGTCGTTAGCGGATGCAGCGGGGTCGCTCAAGACTCAATTGGATCAACAGCTCACCAATGTTGATCAGCTCAAACGAAATTTGATTGCCCTAGAAGGCAAGATTTCGGAAGCCAAAACCAAGAAAGATATGCTCAAGGCTCGGGCCAGCGCGGCCAAGGCCAATGAGAAGCTGCAAAGCACGATGAATTCCATGGGCACCAGCGGCGCAATGG
This DNA window, taken from Candidatus Obscuribacterales bacterium, encodes the following:
- a CDS encoding PspA/IM30 family protein, whose product is MGLFDRVNRLVRANLNAAVSSAEDPEKILDQAIIDMQEDLVQMRQAVAGAIASQKRTQQQYDKSQSEANTWYQRAQLAIQKGDENLAREALSRRKSLADAAGSLKTQLDQQLTNVDQLKRNLIALEGKISEAKTKKDMLKARASAAKANEKLQSTMNSMGTSGAMAAFERMEDKVLQMEARSQAAYELGSNDLENQFAALESGSDVDDELAAMKAQLTGAAPSQGQLPAGTTGAAAPEDQVVDAELEALKTQLDQL